From the genome of Flammeovirgaceae bacterium:
GGGACATCAACCCCATCCTAAAGGTGGCCGGAATCACGGCTGAGGTATCAAAAGGCACACGTATCGAAGGAAGGTTTTCCAATGGGTTTACCTCCATACTCAATGCCTACTCGTCTATCGATTCGATCGCCTACAACGGAAAACTTTTTACCCAGAACACCATTGAGTTCAATGGGTCAAAAGTCAGGGACAGCACCAATATCCTGGCCATGCTCAATATCCATTCGGGCCACCAACGATTGTCAAAAAATTTTAATACGGAAAACTTATTGGCCGAAGCTATCTGGAACAGCGGCCATATTGAGGTAGGCCTGGACTTTGACCAGTCCGGGAAGGAAAATTATGCCAGGATAAAGGCCTCCATAGACTTACTGAACGACAGCACGCGTATTAAACTACTCCCTTCAAGCATCAAGGCCCTTAATGAAACATGGCGGGTAAACCCCGAAAACCAAACCATCCTCACCGGCAATGAATGGAAGATCAACAACCTGGGGGTCCAAAGCGAGGCGCAAAAAGTGCTCTTTGCCGGGTATATCTCCCAGGACTCCAGCAAATCCCTTTCCCTGCAAGTCGACAACCTGGATTTGAGCTTTTTGAACTCCATAAGTGGCGAGCGTTTTACCGGAACACTCAATGGCTCCGCAGAAGCCAGGAACCTGTACACCAATCCCTATGTTCAAAATGACATCCACATAAACGGCCTTACTATAGATGGGTTTCTGATCGGGGACATCAACGGGACAAATATCTGGAACCAACGGCACAAAAGGTTTGATATCAATTTTTCGGTCGACCGGTTGAAAGTCAGGACAGTGGACCTAAAAGGTTTTTACGACCCGGGGGAGACTGAACCACTTCAAATATCCGCACAGTTTAAAAAGGCGAACCTAAAAATCGCTGAGCCGCTTTTGTCTTCCATATTTTCCAATATGGGCGGGGCCCTCACCGGGGATTACCGGATCACCGGGTCGTTTACAAACCCCAAAATCAACGGAAAGGGGGCCATCGAAAACGGGCAAATCATGATCAACTACCTCAAGACCCAATACAGCTTCACCGGGGAGTTTGGCATGGCACCGGACCAGTTTATTTTCAACAATTTCAAGTTAAAGGACATGTTCAACAATACCGGGGCCCTGGAGGGGTTTGTTGCCCACCGGGGTTTCAAGGAATTTAGCCTTAACCTGGACGCTTCCTTTCAAAACTTCCAACTCCTCAACACCAATTCAAAAGACAACTCCTTGTTCTACGGGCAGGGGTTTGCCACAGGCAAGGCCAATTTCTTTGGCCCCGCCTCCAATTTTAAAATTTCAGCCACCGCGCAAACCGGAAAAAACACCAGGATATACATCCCGATGAATTCCACCGAAACGGTGGACAGGAAAGATTTTATCAATTTCGTGGATTTTACGGACTCCCTGTCGGTCAAGCGGCAAAACCACCCAAAAAAGAAAAACCGGAGGATCGAATCCACCGGGATTACCATGGACCTCAACCTGGACATCACGCCCGATGCCTACACGGAAATCATCTTCGATATCAAGTCGGGCGATATCATACGCGGGCGGGGCAACGGGGACATCAAACTCCAGTTGGACACCAAAGGGGACTTCAATATGTTTGGGGCGGTGGAGTTTACCCAGGGTGCCTACAACTTTACTTTGTACGACATCATCAACAAAGAGTTTGACATTCAGCCCGGCAGCAGGATATCATGGTATGGAAACCCCTATGAGGGGATTATGGACATAACCGCCAATTACAGGCAGATGGCTTCCCTGGGTCCTATCCTCACCGACCAGTCCGAAGCCGTGACCAGCAACCCCCAAATAAGAAGGAAATACCCTACCGATGTAAAGCTTAAACTTGAAGGGCCCATGCTCTCGCCACAGATAAGCTTTGATATTGAAGCCAGTGAATTGCCCGACAACATTGTGGTTGAAGGCAGGGCGCCTGTAAGGCTCGACTTCGAGTTTGAATCGTTTAAATCGCGGTTGGACGAACAAGAGCTTAAACGGCAGGTATTTAGCCTGATCGTGCTAAGGAAATTCTCACCCCCGGACGCCTTCAGCACAAGCGGCACCTTGTACAACAGCGTGAGCGAGCTTTTGTCAAACCAGCTTAGCTATTGGCTCACGCAGGTGGACCAAAACCTGGAGATTGACCTGGACCTTGGCACGATGGACCAGGAAGCCTTCAATACCTTTCAATTGAGGCTTTCTTATTCCTTCCTCAACGGCCGGCTCAGGGTTACCCGTGATGGCAGCTTCTCCAACCAATACCGCCCGTCAGACAATATTTCTTCCATTGCCGGTGACTGGACGGTGGACTACCTGCTCACCCCCGATGGGAAATTCAAGGTAAAGATGTATAGCCGCTCAAACCTCAATCCCCTCACCAACACCCTGGGCACGCAAGGTGCCGTGACAACAGGCGTAAGTTTGCTGCACACCCAAAATTTCAACGAGATCAGGGACCTGTGGCATTCCGCCAGGAAGAAAAACCAGAAAAGCACCAGTGAGGACCAGTCGCCAAATGGCGAGGCGATAAAAGAAGACGAAGATGTTGGCAACTAGGGCCGCTACCCTACGCCCAGGAGGCACCGGAAAGTCCCTTATCCTGCTGGTGGTATTGCTGGCAGCGCTACACTCCGGGGCACAGGCCACCTACCCGGACACCCTTGACCACAAAAAACTAAACAAGCTTATCATTGGCGCTGCGGCAGGCTACACCGTGGGCATGACGGCCCTGGGCCAGGCCTGGTACAGCGGGTTTGACAAACAGTCCTTTCGTTTCTTCAATGATGCCAAAGAATGGTACCAGGTGGACAAGGCGGGGCATTTTTTTGGGGCTTTCCAATTGGGCGGCCTCGGCTCCCATGCCTTAAGGCGGGCGGGCCTGGCCAAAGGAAAAGCGGACGTGGCAGGCACGCTGGCCAGCTTTGCTTTAATGGGGTCCATAGAAATCTTCGATGGGCATTCGGCAGGGTATGGGGCCTCAGTTTCAGACCTTCTGGCAAATGCAATGGGGGCTTCGTTTTTCCTGGGCCAGCAAATCCTTTGGGACGAAACCAGGATTTATCCCAAATTTTCCTTCCACACCACCTACCTGGCCAACCAAAGGCCGGAGGTGCTGGGCAGCAATTTCGGGGAGCAGGTACTTAAGGACTATAACGGCCAAACCTACTGGTTGTCGGTGGACATGGACCGGTTTGGCCATTTTCCAAAATGGCTCAACCTCGCCCTTGGGTATGGGGCACATGATTTCCTCTATGCTTCCAGGGGGGCTAACCTTGCGCAAGGCCTCAGCCCCTACCGGCAATACTACCTCAGCGTTGACTTCGATCTTACCGGCATCCCTACACGGTCAAAGGCGGTAAAAACCCTCATATACCTCGTGAATATGATAAAATTGCCATCCCCCACCCTTGAATTTTCCAACAAAAGGGTAAGGGCCCATGCTTTCTATTTCTAGGCCTCTACAATTCATTTTCATTTTGTACCTTCACTGTCCCTAACCAACCCTACCACTATGGACCTAGTTTCTTTTATGAGGGGGTATGCCGATGAAATAGGCGGCCAATTCTCCAGCTACGACAACATACAATCCATCATCATTGTGCCGTTGACAGGCGGACGGTTTCAAACGGTGATCGGCACCATTAAGGAGAATAAACTGTACAGCCGCAATATGGTGACCTTTACTTCCAAAATATGTGCCGACAGCCCCGACCTGCCCTTGAGGACCCTGCTCAAACAAAGCACATTGTTCAACTATGGCCGGTTTATCATTAGTGACAACTTCCTCCAAATCGAGGCGGTGGCCTCCCTGGAAGGCACGCCAGAAAGTTCAATAAAAGAAATGATACAGGAAGTGGCCAACCTTGCCGACCAATATGAGTTTAAATTGACCGGTGCCGATGTGCAATAGGCCCCATTCACCACTTCTCATTTATATTCAGTAAATTTGCATCATGCAAGCCGCCTTATCGCCCCGACTTGTCGGGGAGGAAAGTCCGGGCAACATGGAGCATCGTACTTCCTAACGGGAAGGCCCCGGTTAGCCGGGGACAGACAGTGCCACAGAAAACAAGTAGCCCGCCAACGCCCAGGCGATGACGGGTCATAGTGAAAAGGCGAGGTAAGAGCTCACCGCCCTGGTGGCGACATCAGGGGCACGGCAAACCTTACGAGTTGAAAGGCCAAATAGGTCCCGAACATGGGCTGCTCCGCCCATCCATTTTTTGGAAGTCGGGATGGGTAGGCCGATTGATCCCGGTTGTGAAGCCGGGGCCAGATAAATGATAAGGCCCTGATTGATTTCAGGGACAGAACCCGGCTTACAGGCTTGCATATTTTTATTTTTTTATTCAAAGCCCGATTTTTAAAAACTCCATGCCCAAAGTATTGCTCATTGAAGACGAGGCCAGTATCCGCACCGTGCTCAAGGAAATCATTACCGACCAGAAAGAACTCAAGCTAACGGTTGACGAAGCCAGGGATGGGGCCGAGGGGCTGGCCATGCTGGAAGACGGCCATTACGACCTTGTTTTTTGTGATATCAAAATGCCGAAAATGGACGGGATGGAAGTTTTGCAAAAGGCCAGGGAGAAGGGGATTGGCAGCACCTTTATTATGGTTTCGGCACACGGCACAACGGAGATGGCGGTGGATGCCACCAAAATGGGCGCCTATGATTTTTTGCAAAAGCCGCCCGACCTCAACCGCCTCCTGATCACGCTCAGGAATGCATTGGACAAAACCCACCTGGTGGCGGAAACCAAAACGCTTAAAAAGAAAATCGCCCATAAGCTGGACATGGTGGGCGAATCGGAAGCAATCACGCAGGTAAAGGAGATGATCGAAAAAGTGGCCCCCACCGATGCGCGCGTCCTGATCACCGGGCCCAATGGTTCTGGAAAGGAATTGGTGGCGCGCTGGGTCCATGAAAAGAGCCACCGTGCCAGCGCCCCTTTTGTGGAGGTCAACTGTGCCGCCATCCCATCAGAGCTCATTGAAAGTGAATTGTTCGGGCATGAGAAGGGCTCCTTCACCTCGGCCATAAAACAACGCATCGGCAAATTTGAACAAGCCGACAACGGGACCTTGTTCTTGGACGAAATTGGCGACATGGGGCCCTCCGCACAGGCCAAGGTGCTGAGGGCCCTGCAGGAAAACAAAATCACCCGGGTGGGCGGGGACAAGGACATTGCCATCAACGTGAGGGTATTGGCCGCTACCAATAAAGACCTGAAAAAAGCAATTTCAGAAAACAAGTTCAGGGAGGACCTCTACCACCGGTTGGGCGTGATCATCATAAAAGTGCCGGCATTGAACGAGCGGAGGGAAGACATTCCCCTTTTGGTGGACAAGTTTTTGAACGACCTCGCTTTGGAGCAGGGCTCCAAACCAAAAACCATGGACGCCAAAGCACTAAAAGAAATCCAAAATTACAACTGGACCGGAAATATCAGGGAGTTGAGGAATGTAGTCGAGAGACTTACAATAATGAGCGAGGGGAAAATCGGATTGGAAGAGGTGAAAAAATACCTCTGATCAAATACGATTTTCGGTGTTGCTTTTCTTCACGTCTTTCTTGCTGTAAGTAGGGCAGGTATACTGACTGCAAGCGCTTAGGAAAGCAACCAAAGCTACAAATGCTAAAATTTTCTTCATTTTGGGATCTTTGAAAGTATCAAAATTATTAATCTTTTCAATTTTGGCAAATTTTATCAGGCCAAAATGGCCATTTATCGAGTATTCCGGCTATCCGGCCAGTAGGTTGCAGCCCCGGATATCAGAGTTGTCGATGCGCCCAAGTACCTCAAAACTACCATCTTGCCGAATCCTACCTAAATCCTGGGTTTCAACGAAAGCACAGGTATAAATATTTGATAAATCGACCACATTTATGCCCCCCGTCCTACCCGTTCCCAGGTATTCAAAGGGGTCGTTGATGCCCCGGACCATTACCTTCATCCCGGGGGGCGTTTTGAAGTAACCCCTTTCCGGGGCATAGGCTTGTGAAAAAAGCTCCGTCATTCCATATTCCGAATGGATGGCCCTGGCATTCCACCGGCCGCACAAATAGCCATGCAACTCCTCACGGGTGACCTCTTCCCTCCTGCCCTTCATCCCTCCGGTTTCCATTATCATGCAATTGCCCAGGTCCATCTCCCGTTTGTCCGCCAGGTCCATCAGGGCAAACGACACCCCCAGCAAAATTGTTTTCCGGTCCAACCGGTTTGCTTTTTCCAATACCTTCAGCAGGTCCTGTACATTGGAAAGGTAGAAAGAAGAAAGGGGCGAGTGGCTGTTTTCCATAAAATGGCCCGCCATCGCCACCAGCGAAGAACCTTTCCTTTCCAGATAAGATGGCAGCAAGGCCAGGAAATGAAAATCCACCAGCGGCCCGTAAAACCTTTCAAAAATACGGGTGCAGTTTTGTAGGTAGGCGCCCAGGTCCCTGACATAATGTTTGCTGGGGGTGGCCCCGGTAGTGGAGCTGCTGTAAAAAACGGTTTGTGGTTTCCATGTGCCCGTCACCACCATTTGGTCCTTAAAGAATGATATGGGAAGAAAGGGCACCTGTTCCAACCGCGTTACCCCTTCGATATTTACCCCTAAATAGGTGAGGTAGGTGTTGTACACCTTGTTCCCCCTTGCCTGCAACCGGAACAACCGCAACGCAATATTTTCAAAATTGCCTTCGTTGACAGTGGATAAATCCTTCTCAAAACTTTTTAAAGTGTGCAAGGGTTAGGTAATTTACGGGGTTCTAAAAATAGGAAATGAAGTTCACTTTGGGATTGGTATTGGCAATTGTATTGGGGCTGGGGCTTTATTCCTGTTTCGACCCGCCCGAATATTCGGATGTCCCCGAAATCGAGTTTGAAGACCTGGTGTTTAAGGAAACCCCTGATTTGTCCGATGCCGACTCCCTTATCCTTTTCATCAAGTTTAGGGACGGGGACGGGAATTTGGGGCTGGCGCCTAATGAGTTGGGCTGTGTGGACGAAGCACAAACCATCTGCTACAACGAAAGGTTCTATTTCACCCTTGTGGAAAATGGCGAGTTGGTGAATTATGAAGACAAAAGGACCAAGCCCGAGCTGGACCTCCCCGATTATGTTCCCCCGTTTGACTGCACCAACTGGGAACTCGTTTTTGACAACAGTTCCCCACCACAAGTGCTTGATACCGTGTATTTTGAATTGAACCCCAACCATTACAACATATTTGTTGATTTTATGGTCAAGCAAAACGATGGCACCTTTCAGGAATTTGACTGGAGAAAGGAGTTTTGCACCACGTATGATGGCCGTTTTCCCATCCTTGCAAAAAATGGCGACCTTAGCCTAAAAAACCCCGTGGAGGGCACCCTTCGGTATGCCATGCTGAGCACCGGGTTCAAGCTACAGTTCAGCATCAAAACCCTGAAACTGAAGGTTCAAATCCAGGACAGGCTATTGAACAAGAGCAACATTATAGAAACCCCCGAGTTTCAGTTCAAGTAGGCCAGGTTTGGTTTTTTAATAAAGCGGTGGGAACCGGTCGGGCTTGGCTTCGCCCATTATTTCGTACACCTTGTCAAAAACTTCTTCGGCATTGGGCTTGGAAAAATAATCGCCATCCGACCCATAGGCAGGCCGATGCTCTTTGGCCGTGATGCATACGGGTTTGGAGTCCAAATACCGGTAGGCATCCTGCTCCTCCAGGGTTTTTTGCATCATGTAAGCGGTGGCCCCGCCCGGAACGTCCTCATCGGCAAAAACAACCCGGTTGGTCTTTTTTACGGATTCCACTATTGCATGGTGGCGGTCAAAGGGAAGAAGTGTTTGCACATCAATTACCTCACAGGATATCCCTATATTTTCCAATTCACTTACGGCATCCATTACAATCCGGCACATCGACCCATACGTAACAATGGTAATGTCGTTGCCTTCCTTTAGCGTTTCCGGTATGCCCAGGGGCACACTGAACGTCCCTACGTTATCGGGAAGTTTTTCCTTTAGCCTGTACCCGTTCAGGCATTCGATGATCAAGGCCGGATCGTCAGACTGAAGCATGGTGTTGTAAAAGCCTGCTGCCTGGGTCATGTCCCTGGGCACCAGCACGTAAATCCCCCGCAGGCTGTTGAGGATCATCCCCATAGGCGATCCCGAGTGCCATACGCCCTCCAGCCGGTGCCCCCTGGTCCTGATGATCAACGGGGCCTTTTGCCCGCCCTTGGTCCTGTACTGCAAACATGCCAGGTCATCGCTTAGTACCTGGATGGCGTAAAGCAGGTAGTCCAGGTATTGGATCTCCGCAATAGGCCTTAGGCCCCTCAACGCAGCCCCTATGCCCTGCCCTATGATGGTGGCCTCCCTTATTCCGGTATCGGTCACCCTTAACTCCCCATACTTTTTTTGTAGCCCGGCAAAGGCCTGGTTGACATCCCCGATCTTCCCCACGTCTTCCCCTATGGCAAACACCCGGGGGTCCCTTTCCAAAGCCTTGTCAAAACAAGCCTGCAGTATTTCCCGGCCATCCAGCAAAGGGGAGGCCTCGGAATATTCGGGCGCGATGGGCGGAACGTGCAAGGCCGACTGCCCCGACCGGCTGTACAGGCAAGAGCTGTACCTCTCCCAGTTGTCACCATCGTTTTTCCTGACCCATGCCAGCAATTCGTTCCTGGCTTCGGATTCCTGGCCACGGACCAGGCGCAACGCGCGTTTGGCGGCCTTAACGGCATCCAACCGCAACGGGTTAAGGGTGGTGTCCAGTTCCTCTTTGATTGGCCTTATCCCCTCATCGGCATCGGCAAGTTTGCCCAAAATGACGGAAAGGGGCTGTTGGGCCTGCTGGATATCCTGGTTGAAAGCCTTCCAGGCGGCATCTTTGGCCGCTTTGGCCGTTGCCCGGGCTTCCCTCTCAATGGCATCCAGTTCGTCCGGGTGGGCAATCCCTTCCTCCACTATCCACTCCCGCATCTTTCGGATGCAATCGTGCTCCTTTTCCCATGCCAACCGGTCCTTGTCCTTATACCTTTCGTGAGAGCCGGAAGTGCTGTGGCCCTGCGGTTGGGTGAGTTGGGCAACATGCAGCAACACCGGCACGTGTTCGTTCCTGCAAACCTTTTCTGCCTGCACGTAGGCCTTGCAAAGGCCATCGTAGTCCCAACCTTTTGCCACAATAATTTCAAAGCCCTTCTCCCCCTTCGCCCGTTGAAAGCCCTGCAAAATTTTGGAGATGCTGCCCTTGGTGGTCTGGTATTTTGCCGGAACGGAAATACCGTACTCATCGTCCCAGACCGACATCAGCATGGGCACCTGGAGCACCCCCGCCCCATTGATGGCCTCAAAAAAAACGCCTTCGGAGGTAGAGGCATTCCCTATGGTGCCAAAGGCAATTTCGTTTCCTTTGCTGGAGAGCGAAGTATAGGGGTGCAACAATGGGTTTTCCCTAAACAACTTGGAGGCATAGGCCAGGCCCAAAAGCCTTGGCATTTGCCCGGCCGTTGGCGAAATATCGGCACTGCTGTTTTTTAGTTTTGAAAGGTTTTTAAAACCGCCATTTTCATCAATCATCCGGGTGCCGAAGTGCCCGTTCATCGAGCGCCCAGCGGAAGCCGGTTCGGCCTCCACATCGGTATGGGCATACAACTGCGCAAAATACTGCTGTAGGGAAAGCTCGCCAATGGCGAACATAAAGGTTTGGTCCCGGTAGTACCCCGACCTGTGGTCCCCATTGCGAAAAACCTTGGCCATGGCAATCTGGGCCACCTCTTTGCCATCCCCAAAAATGCCAAACTTGGCCTTGCCCATGAATACTTCCTTCCTTCCCAGCAAGCTGGCCTCCCGGCTTTCACATGCCAACCTATAATCGGCCAAAATGGAAGTGGCCTTCCTGGCCGTAACCCCTGATTTTATGCTTTTTACCTGCGTCAACTTTTAATGCTTTGAATTCAAAAATAATCAAAAACAAGGAGGGGGTCAAAACACGGTTTATCACCAAATAATATAGCATTATTTCCCGCCAGTGCCAAAGAATTTGACCCAGTCGCCACCATTTACCCTTAATTCGTTTCCAGCGCGTTCAAATAAATAGATGCCTACCCTTTTGCCGTCCACTTCAATCGGCACCAACACATAGCCTGCCTCCCCTTCCATCTGATGGATGGCCTTTCGCACGTTTTCATTTTCAACTTCAAAGATTTCCACCACAATCGAACAGGACGGATGGGGGGACTTCACTGCGTACGGGTATTTGCCCAAAGTGAGGAGTTCGTACCCGAAAACCCGCCTTGTCTCAATGTACTTTAAACCATACCGGTAAATATTGTAATTTGCCATGCCCCTGCGGAGCGAGCCATAAAAAGCATATAGGTTTGTCCCTGCCATATTGCAGCAAAATTGGATAATTTGACCTTCGCAATAACATTCGGGTGCTATATTTACAGGGTTTTTATTTGACACAATAAATTAAAAAACAATGATAGTTGGAGTCCCAAAAGAAATAAAGAACAACGAGAACAGGGTGGCCCTCACCCCTGCCGGGTCACAAGAATTGACCAAAAGCGGCCATACCGTATATGTACAATCCACCGCGGGCGTAGGAAGCGGTTTTAGCGATGAAGATTACCAGGGCGCTGGCGCTAAGATACTTTCCACTGCAAAAGAAGTGTATGAGGTGGCCGAAATGATCATGAAGGTAAAGGAGCCTATTGAGCCCGAGTACAAGCTGATCAAAAAGGACCAACTGGTCTTCACCTATTTCCACTTTGCTTCCTACGAACCGTTGACCAAGGCGATGATTGAAACCGGTGCGGTTTGCCTTGCTTACGAAACGGTGGAAAAGGACAGGGGGCTGCCCTTGCTTGTGCCCATGTCGGAAGTGGCGGGGCGGATGGCCATCCAGGAGGGCGCCAAGTACCTGGAAAAGCCCTTAAAGGGGCGTGGGATCCTGTTGGGGGGCGTGCCCGGGGTGATGCCTGCCAAGGTCCTTGTGCTGGGCGGTGGCGTGGTGGGCACCAATGCGGCCAAAATTGCCGCGGGAATGGGCGCGGACGTTATCATCGCGGACGTCAACCTCAACCGCCTCCGCTACCTCGATGATGTGATGCCCAAGAACGTCAGCACGATGGCCTCCAATGAATACGTCATCCGTGAGTTAGTGAAAACCCACGACCTGATCATCGGGGCGGTATTGATCCCTGGCGCCAAGGCACCGAAGCTGATCTCCAGGGACATGCTCAAGACCATGCGGCCTGGCACCGTACTGGTGGATGTGGCCGTTGACCAGGGTGGCTGCATCGAAACCTGCAAGCCCACCACCCATGAAGACCCGACCTTTATCATTGACGATGTGGTCCACTATTGTGTGGCCAACATGCCAGGGGCAGTACCGTATACCTCCACCCTGGCCCTTACCAATGCCACGCTCCCTTATGCCCTCAAGCTGGCCAACCAGGGATGGAAAAAGGCATGCCTTGCCAACGAAGATTTGAAGTTGGGGCTGAACGTGATACAGGGCAAAGTGGTGTACAAAGCCGTTGCCAATGCCTTCAACCTGCCCTATACCCCTGTTGAAGAATTTTTGAAGTAGCTTGTTAGGAAAAACCCTGCATGGGGGCGGGCCACCTGCCGGTGGCCCGCCCCTTTTCTTCAAAATTCGGGGAACTTGTCCAGGAACATCGCCTCCTGGCCCCACTCCGGGGCACGCCAACAATAGTGCACCATCCCGTTGGTCACAGCCAGGTACTTCGCCCCGATGGTCATGTTGTAGACGGCAATTTGGTTGAAGGCCTTCTGGGTCAATTTTATCGAAGCCGATTTGCACTCCACCAACATCCAGGGCCGGCCTTCCCGGTCCCTGATGAGGATATCCGACCGCTTCTGCAATTTATTGAAGGTAAGGCTCCCCTCAATCCTGAACAACGACTTCGGATAGCCATGGTTTTTGATCAGGTGGTGGACAAAATGCTGCCGTACCCACTCCTCGGGGGTGAGCACCACATATTTCTTCCTTATGGCATCAAATATCCAGGCTTTGCCCTGTTCTTTTTTTACAATGGCAGGAATGGAGGGAAGGTTGAGGGGAGCCACAGTTTCAAATTATTAATTATTACATTAAGAATTTACCGCAACAAGCATAATTTGCCAGTACAATAAAAGACAACACCTGCACACAAGGCCACAAATATCGAAATAATGAAAACGAAACAAGAAATAGTGGAGAACTGGCTGCCCCGGTATACCGGAGTGGCCCTGAAAGACTTTGGCAAGGACATCCTGTTGACGAATTTCGACAATTACATCCACAAGTTTGCCCAATGGCACGGGGTGCCGGTACAAGGCCAGGACAAGGCCATGCTCAGTGCTACCGCAGAAGGCATTACCATTATCAATTTTGGAATGGGGAGCCCCAATGCCGCCACCATTATCGATTGCCTGTCGGCCATCAGGCCCAATGCGCTGCTCTTTCTCGGCAAGTGCGGGGGGTTAAAAAAGAAGAACGATATCGGTGACTTCATCCTTCCCATTGCCGCGATCCGCGGGGAGGGCACCTCCAACGACTATTTGCCACCCGAAGTGCCTGCCCTGCCGGCATTTGCCCTCCAGAAGGCCATATCCACCACCATAAGGGACTTCAGCCAGGACTACTGGACGGGCACCATCTACACCACCAACAGGCGGGTATGGGAATGGGATGAACCTTTTAAAGAATACCTTAGGAAAATAAGGGTAATGGGCATCGATATGGAAACGGCCACCATATTTTCCACTGCCTTTTTCAATGAAATACCTGCCGGGGCCTTGTTGCTGGTTTCTGACCAGCCCATGATCGCAGAGGGGGTAAAAACCGAGCTAAGCGACAAAGAAGTGACCCATGCCTTTGTTGACCTGCACCTAAAAATAGGGATCCAATCGCTCAAGCAACTGATCAACAAGGGCATTACCGTGAAGCACCTGCGGTATTAGCCTTTTTAAGGTTTTCGGATTTTACAAGGGCCAACATCGCCATGCCCACGATGAAGAACAAGGCCAGTACCAGGGCGCTGTTCCGCATGTTCCCCGTCAGTTGGTTGATAAGGCCAAAGGAAAAAGTGCCCAATACGATGGAAAGGTTGTAGGCCACGTCAAAGAAGCTGAAATACGAGGCGTGGTCTATGGCGTTTTCAGGAATCAATTTCGTGTAGGTGGCCCTGGCCAGGGATTGAACGCCCCCCATGATCATGCCCACCACAAAGGCCAACGCGTAGAACTGGTTTTCAGTGGAGATAAAATAGGCGGCAATGCAAACCACCACCCAGATGCCAATCATGCCCAGCAGGGCCACTTTGTTGCCGTTGGCAGCCGAAAACCTGGCCGAAAGCCACGCCCCTACGGACGCCACCAATTGGATGAGCAAAATGGTCATGATCAACTTATTGCTTTCCATCTGCAATACATCCGTGCCAAACAGGGTCGCCAAATACATGACCGTTTGCACCCCCATGTTAAAAAAGAAAAAGGCAGCGAGGTACTTCTTTAGGTCGGGCG
Proteins encoded in this window:
- a CDS encoding DUF2279 domain-containing protein produces the protein MLATRAATLRPGGTGKSLILLVVLLAALHSGAQATYPDTLDHKKLNKLIIGAAAGYTVGMTALGQAWYSGFDKQSFRFFNDAKEWYQVDKAGHFFGAFQLGGLGSHALRRAGLAKGKADVAGTLASFALMGSIEIFDGHSAGYGASVSDLLANAMGASFFLGQQILWDETRIYPKFSFHTTYLANQRPEVLGSNFGEQVLKDYNGQTYWLSVDMDRFGHFPKWLNLALGYGAHDFLYASRGANLAQGLSPYRQYYLSVDFDLTGIPTRSKAVKTLIYLVNMIKLPSPTLEFSNKRVRAHAFYF
- a CDS encoding translocation/assembly module TamB domain-containing protein, whose product is MNLQVIKNRILLWLRKIIFYSLYLLFAFFIVGFGILQIPPVQKTILQYYTERISQVSGFETSFESVHLIWYDRLELKNLRITDPEKNTMIGARQVKVNFRISSLLTNNNINIDAATLSGTEVNLVKITDTDSSRDLNINVFIRRLARPSAQAKPGAAKVNIGEIVVNQSAFSYNDPEKDSLAPRFDYNHFKVNLDNGLLQNFRVVGDTIQFKVNTLTAMDEQTQFSIHQLSTFFRISQSSMEFLDINLEAGNSHIQDTVIFTYRSQQDLNDFNHKVHIKSSIRNTTIDPKDLALFAPGVDKINGAINVSGDFIGKVDKFFARGLELNLGHTAITGNLNMDGLPRISETFINLRLKKGSVDINDLAFLFPEKTFKGLRPLGRFEFLGNFTGFVNDFVANGAFNGDFGQIQSDINLKINDKEPALSQYIGNIQLKNFKFGTYLKDTTLLKNVSLTGHIDGKGFTEETADFLLDGKIQRIKIKDYDYKNITTNARFKSQFFNGRLTIDDPNLKFKVDGSIDFSKNHDFVKLKARLDTALIHHLGFSKDYFSVQSVMDIDSRGLNIDSIFGNAFLKNTRITYRDESLDIDSIQVTSSKLADGRSLLLRSSFADVNLHGRYFYSTLFRDLNQLFREFSLTIKNNREELKNYYLTKRRVSQDYDANFNIILRDINPILKVAGITAEVSKGTRIEGRFSNGFTSILNAYSSIDSIAYNGKLFTQNTIEFNGSKVRDSTNILAMLNIHSGHQRLSKNFNTENLLAEAIWNSGHIEVGLDFDQSGKENYARIKASIDLLNDSTRIKLLPSSIKALNETWRVNPENQTILTGNEWKINNLGVQSEAQKVLFAGYISQDSSKSLSLQVDNLDLSFLNSISGERFTGTLNGSAEARNLYTNPYVQNDIHINGLTIDGFLIGDINGTNIWNQRHKRFDINFSVDRLKVRTVDLKGFYDPGETEPLQISAQFKKANLKIAEPLLSSIFSNMGGALTGDYRITGSFTNPKINGKGAIENGQIMINYLKTQYSFTGEFGMAPDQFIFNNFKLKDMFNNTGALEGFVAHRGFKEFSLNLDASFQNFQLLNTNSKDNSLFYGQGFATGKANFFGPASNFKISATAQTGKNTRIYIPMNSTETVDRKDFINFVDFTDSLSVKRQNHPKKKNRRIESTGITMDLNLDITPDAYTEIIFDIKSGDIIRGRGNGDIKLQLDTKGDFNMFGAVEFTQGAYNFTLYDIINKEFDIQPGSRISWYGNPYEGIMDITANYRQMASLGPILTDQSEAVTSNPQIRRKYPTDVKLKLEGPMLSPQISFDIEASELPDNIVVEGRAPVRLDFEFESFKSRLDEQELKRQVFSLIVLRKFSPPDAFSTSGTLYNSVSELLSNQLSYWLTQVDQNLEIDLDLGTMDQEAFNTFQLRLSYSFLNGRLRVTRDGSFSNQYRPSDNISSIAGDWTVDYLLTPDGKFKVKMYSRSNLNPLTNTLGTQGAVTTGVSLLHTQNFNEIRDLWHSARKKNQKSTSEDQSPNGEAIKEDEDVGN
- a CDS encoding sigma-54-dependent Fis family transcriptional regulator; this encodes MPKVLLIEDEASIRTVLKEIITDQKELKLTVDEARDGAEGLAMLEDGHYDLVFCDIKMPKMDGMEVLQKAREKGIGSTFIMVSAHGTTEMAVDATKMGAYDFLQKPPDLNRLLITLRNALDKTHLVAETKTLKKKIAHKLDMVGESEAITQVKEMIEKVAPTDARVLITGPNGSGKELVARWVHEKSHRASAPFVEVNCAAIPSELIESELFGHEKGSFTSAIKQRIGKFEQADNGTLFLDEIGDMGPSAQAKVLRALQENKITRVGGDKDIAINVRVLAATNKDLKKAISENKFREDLYHRLGVIIIKVPALNERREDIPLLVDKFLNDLALEQGSKPKTMDAKALKEIQNYNWTGNIRELRNVVERLTIMSEGKIGLEEVKKYL